Proteins from a genomic interval of Caulobacter rhizosphaerae:
- a CDS encoding sugar phosphate isomerase/epimerase family protein codes for MKTLKGPGIFLAQFIGAEPPFDKLETMAAWAADLGYVGVQMPTGGADSFFDLALAAESQAYCDDIAGMLAGHGLQITELSTHLQGQLVAVHPAYDELFDGFAPPELRGKPKERQVWAVGQLKAAAVASRRLGLNAHATFSGALAWPYFYPWPQRPAGLVEEAFAELGRRWKPILDAFEDEGVDVCYEIHPGEDLHDGATFERFLDEVGGHARANILYDPSHFVLQQLDYLGYIDRYHERIRAFHVKDAEFRPSARSGVYGGYQGWVDRPGRFRSLGDGQVDFKAIFSKLAQYDYAGWAVLEWECALKHPEQGAREGAPFIRDHIIQVTDKAFDDFAGSAPDAGRNRRLLGL; via the coding sequence ATGAAGACGCTCAAGGGGCCCGGCATCTTCCTGGCCCAGTTCATCGGCGCCGAGCCGCCCTTCGACAAGCTGGAGACCATGGCCGCCTGGGCCGCCGACCTCGGCTATGTCGGCGTGCAGATGCCGACCGGCGGGGCGGACTCGTTCTTCGACCTGGCCCTGGCGGCGGAAAGCCAGGCCTATTGCGACGACATCGCCGGGATGCTGGCCGGCCATGGCCTGCAGATCACCGAGCTGTCGACCCACTTGCAGGGCCAACTGGTCGCGGTGCACCCGGCCTATGACGAGCTGTTCGACGGCTTCGCGCCGCCCGAACTGCGCGGCAAGCCGAAGGAACGCCAGGTCTGGGCGGTGGGGCAGCTGAAGGCCGCCGCGGTCGCCAGCCGGCGTCTGGGCCTGAACGCCCACGCCACCTTCTCGGGCGCCCTGGCCTGGCCCTACTTCTATCCCTGGCCGCAGCGGCCGGCGGGCCTGGTCGAGGAGGCCTTCGCCGAACTCGGCCGTCGCTGGAAGCCGATCCTCGACGCCTTCGAGGACGAGGGAGTCGACGTCTGCTACGAGATCCATCCGGGCGAGGACCTGCACGACGGCGCCACGTTCGAGCGGTTCCTGGACGAGGTCGGCGGCCACGCGCGCGCCAACATCCTCTACGACCCCAGCCACTTCGTGCTGCAGCAGCTGGACTATCTGGGCTACATCGATCGCTATCACGAGCGGATCCGCGCCTTCCACGTCAAGGACGCCGAGTTCCGGCCGTCGGCCCGGTCCGGTGTCTATGGCGGCTACCAGGGCTGGGTGGATCGGCCCGGCCGCTTCCGCTCGCTGGGCGACGGCCAGGTGGACTTCAAGGCCATCTTCTCGAAGCTGGCCCAGTACGACTATGCCGGCTGGGCGGTGCTGGAATGGGAGTGCGCCCTCAAGCACCCCGAGCAGGGCGCCCGCGAAGGCGCGCCGTTCATCCGCGACCATATCATCCAGGTCACCGACAAGGCGTTCGACGACTTCGCGGGCAGCGCGCCCGACGCCGGCCGCAATCGCCGCCTATTGGGCCTCTAG
- a CDS encoding Gfo/Idh/MocA family protein, with the protein MSGRAPLRLAMVGGGPGSFIGPVHRMAAELDGRIRLTAGVFSRDPAKNAQAAADWGVAPDRVYPDHHAMIAAEGARPDGVDLVSVVTPNHLHFDVAAAALKGGLHVISDKPATLNLAQARDLAEIVAASGKRYGLTYTYTGYPMVREAREIVARGDLGAVRKVVVEYSQGWLSRPLEREDNKQASWRSDPNKSGVGGCIGDIGVHAFNIAEFITGRRVERLCADVAAVVPGRDLDDDCNVLLRFEGGARGVLIASQISAGARNGLRISVYGETGGLTWGHEDPNVLTLDWLDGPSQVLHAGSAYLGVGARAVTRLPTGHPEGFIEAFANIYRDFADAIVGQGDGRLVPDIAEGVRGMAFVERAVAASRADAGWVALGGITQEGVGR; encoded by the coding sequence ATGAGCGGACGCGCGCCCCTGCGGCTGGCCATGGTCGGTGGCGGTCCCGGCTCGTTCATCGGCCCGGTGCACCGCATGGCCGCCGAGCTGGACGGCCGCATCCGGCTGACGGCCGGCGTGTTCAGTCGCGATCCGGCCAAGAACGCTCAGGCCGCCGCCGACTGGGGCGTCGCGCCGGACCGGGTCTATCCGGACCATCACGCAATGATCGCCGCCGAGGGCGCGCGGCCGGACGGCGTCGACCTGGTCTCCGTCGTGACGCCCAACCACCTGCACTTCGACGTCGCCGCCGCCGCCCTGAAGGGCGGGTTGCACGTGATCAGCGACAAGCCCGCGACCCTGAATCTGGCCCAGGCCCGGGACCTGGCCGAGATCGTTGCGGCGTCGGGCAAGCGCTACGGCCTGACCTACACCTATACCGGCTATCCGATGGTCCGCGAGGCGCGGGAGATCGTGGCCCGCGGCGACCTGGGTGCGGTGCGCAAGGTCGTGGTGGAGTACTCGCAAGGCTGGCTGTCGCGGCCGCTCGAGCGCGAGGACAACAAGCAGGCCAGCTGGCGCTCGGACCCCAATAAATCGGGCGTTGGCGGCTGCATCGGCGACATCGGCGTTCACGCTTTCAACATCGCCGAGTTCATCACGGGCAGGCGCGTCGAGCGCCTGTGCGCCGACGTCGCCGCCGTGGTTCCGGGGCGCGACCTGGACGACGATTGCAACGTGCTGCTGCGGTTCGAGGGCGGCGCACGCGGCGTGCTGATCGCCTCGCAGATCTCTGCCGGCGCGCGCAACGGCCTGAGGATCAGCGTCTACGGCGAGACCGGCGGCCTGACCTGGGGTCACGAAGACCCCAACGTCCTGACCCTGGACTGGCTGGACGGGCCCAGCCAGGTGCTGCACGCCGGATCGGCCTATCTGGGCGTGGGCGCCCGGGCGGTCACGCGCCTGCCGACGGGACATCCGGAAGGCTTCATCGAGGCCTTCGCCAACATCTATCGTGACTTCGCCGACGCGATCGTCGGGCAGGGCGACGGCCGGCTGGTGCCCGACATCGCCGAGGGCGTGCGCGGCATGGCCTTCGTCGAGCGCGCCGTGGCCGCCAGCCGGGCCGACGCCGGCTGGGTGGCGCTGGGCGGGATCACGCAAGAGGGAGTGGGGCGATGA
- a CDS encoding c-type cytochrome, which translates to MKFPLMLAAGLSALATSAVAAPPSGQAVFEQRCSVCHSLQPAPGKMGPPLAGVAGRKAGSVAGYAYSNALKTSNITWTPDKLDAFVKAPGKTVPGTKMLLGAPDAEQRAAVIQYLSSLKK; encoded by the coding sequence ATGAAGTTCCCGCTTATGCTTGCCGCCGGTCTGAGCGCCTTGGCCACCAGCGCCGTCGCCGCCCCGCCCTCCGGACAGGCGGTGTTCGAGCAGCGCTGCTCGGTCTGCCATTCGCTGCAGCCCGCCCCGGGCAAGATGGGGCCGCCCCTGGCCGGGGTGGCCGGCCGCAAGGCGGGCTCCGTCGCCGGCTACGCCTACAGCAATGCGCTGAAGACCTCGAACATCACCTGGACGCCGGACAAGCTGGACGCCTTCGTCAAGGCGCCGGGCAAGACGGTCCCCGGCACCAAGATGCTGCTGGGCGCGCCGGACGCCGAGCAGCGCGCCGCCGTGATCCAGTATCTGAGCTCCCTCAAGAAATAG
- a CDS encoding MFS transporter has product MTTRLRLFLMMVLQLAIWGAWAPKIFPYMGMLGFAPWQQSLVGSAWGVAAVVGIFFSNQFADRNFAAERFLAISHLIGGLALVGTALSTSFWPFFACYLIFSLVYVPTLSVTNSIAFANLRDPAGEFGAVRMGGTVGWVLVSWPFVFLLGAHAGAEQVRWIFLVAAILSFAFAGYALTLPHTPARKDAPGIDNLAWRRALKLLGAPFVLVLFLVTFIDSVIHNGYFVMADAFLTNRVGIAGNLSMVVLSLGQVAEILTMFLLGRVLARLGWKVTMIIGVLGHAARFAVFAFFADSIPVIVAVQLLHGICYAFFFATVYIFVDAVFPKDVRSSAQGLFNLLILGVGNVVASFLFPTLVSRLSHAGADGVASVDYTSLFLVPTGMALVAVLLLAVFFKPPTRSPVAEADEDGPLAAAAAAASPAQP; this is encoded by the coding sequence ATGACGACGCGCCTGCGGCTCTTCCTGATGATGGTGCTCCAGCTGGCGATCTGGGGCGCCTGGGCCCCGAAGATCTTCCCCTACATGGGCATGCTGGGCTTCGCGCCCTGGCAGCAGTCGCTGGTCGGCAGCGCCTGGGGTGTGGCCGCCGTGGTCGGGATCTTCTTCTCCAACCAGTTCGCCGATCGCAATTTCGCCGCCGAGCGCTTCCTGGCGATCAGCCACCTGATCGGCGGCCTGGCCTTGGTGGGAACGGCGCTGTCGACCAGCTTTTGGCCGTTCTTCGCCTGCTACCTGATCTTCAGCCTGGTTTATGTGCCGACCCTGTCGGTGACCAACTCGATCGCCTTCGCCAACCTGCGCGACCCGGCCGGTGAGTTCGGCGCGGTGCGCATGGGCGGGACGGTCGGCTGGGTGCTGGTCAGCTGGCCCTTCGTCTTCCTGCTGGGCGCCCACGCCGGCGCCGAGCAGGTGCGGTGGATCTTCCTGGTCGCGGCGATCCTGTCGTTCGCCTTCGCCGGCTACGCCCTGACCCTGCCGCACACGCCGGCCCGCAAGGACGCGCCAGGGATCGACAACCTGGCCTGGCGACGGGCCCTGAAGCTGCTGGGCGCGCCGTTCGTGCTGGTGCTGTTCCTGGTCACCTTCATCGATTCGGTGATCCACAACGGCTACTTCGTGATGGCCGACGCCTTCCTGACCAACAGGGTCGGGATCGCCGGCAATCTCAGCATGGTGGTGCTGAGTCTGGGCCAGGTGGCCGAGATCCTGACCATGTTCCTGCTGGGCCGCGTGCTGGCGCGGCTGGGCTGGAAGGTCACCATGATCATCGGCGTGCTGGGTCACGCCGCGCGCTTCGCGGTGTTCGCCTTCTTCGCCGACAGCATCCCGGTGATCGTCGCCGTGCAGCTGCTGCACGGGATCTGCTACGCCTTCTTCTTCGCCACCGTGTACATCTTCGTCGACGCCGTGTTCCCCAAGGACGTCCGGTCCAGCGCCCAGGGGCTGTTCAACCTGCTGATCCTGGGCGTCGGCAATGTGGTGGCCAGCTTCCTATTCCCCACCCTGGTCAGCCGCCTGAGCCACGCCGGCGCCGATGGCGTGGCGAGCGTCGACTATACCAGCCTGTTCCTGGTCCCGACCGGCATGGCCCTGGTCGCCGTGCTGCTGCTGGCCGTGTTCTTCAAGCCGCCGACGCGGTCCCCCGTCGCCGAGGCGGACGAGGACGGGCCCCTGGCTGCCGCGGCCGCGGCCGCCAGCCCGGCCCAGCCCTAG
- a CDS encoding GMC oxidoreductase, whose amino-acid sequence MANLNGRARQENTYDAIVVGSGITGGWAAKELTQKGLKTLVLERGPMVRHLEDYPTATMDPWQTKYPQGQLPSDELNAKYPVQKRTGYTLTEYTRHFFVRDDQNPYTEESRYDWIRGYHVGGRSLTWGRQSYRHSPIDFEANAREGIGVDWPIRYEELAPWYDHVERFIGVSGQAEGLPHLPDGQYQPPMEMNCVEKAFKAKSEARFPERRITMGRTAHLTDPTEEQLALGRTKCQYRNMCIRGCPFGGYYSSNSGGLVAAERTGNLVIRPGSIVTSLIYDEKAGKATGVRILDATTRQEEEFYADVVFLCASAFNSAWIMMNSTSSRFPNGFGNGSDQLGRNVMDHHLGVGASGEAPEFADMYYSGRRPNGIYVPRFRNLGDAATKRSDYLRGFGYQGGASRPGWDRDLTRPGQDPSGPRGFGAARKAALSQPGPWIIGLGGFGEILPYEDNRITLNRDKTDEFGLPTLSMNVTIRENELAMRRDMQTAAAEMLEAAGFKNVEGRDGGYAPGLGIHEMGTARMGRDPKTSVLNAHNQVHECKNVYVTDGAAMTSASCVNPSLTYMALTARAADHAVQARKRGDL is encoded by the coding sequence ATGGCCAATCTCAACGGTCGCGCGCGCCAGGAGAACACTTACGACGCCATCGTCGTCGGCAGCGGCATAACCGGCGGCTGGGCGGCCAAGGAGCTGACCCAGAAAGGCCTGAAGACGCTGGTGCTGGAGCGCGGGCCGATGGTCCGCCACCTGGAGGACTATCCCACCGCCACGATGGATCCCTGGCAGACGAAGTACCCGCAGGGGCAGCTGCCGTCGGACGAGCTCAATGCGAAGTATCCGGTCCAGAAGCGTACCGGCTACACCCTGACGGAATATACCCGGCACTTCTTCGTCCGCGACGACCAGAACCCCTATACCGAGGAAAGCCGCTACGACTGGATCCGTGGCTATCATGTCGGCGGCCGGTCGCTGACCTGGGGCCGCCAGAGCTATCGCCACAGCCCGATCGACTTCGAGGCCAACGCCCGCGAGGGGATCGGCGTCGACTGGCCGATCCGCTACGAGGAGCTCGCGCCCTGGTACGACCATGTGGAGCGCTTCATCGGCGTCTCGGGCCAAGCGGAGGGCCTGCCGCACCTGCCGGACGGCCAGTACCAGCCGCCGATGGAAATGAACTGCGTCGAGAAGGCCTTCAAGGCCAAGTCCGAGGCGCGGTTCCCCGAACGGCGGATCACGATGGGCCGGACCGCGCACCTGACCGACCCGACCGAGGAACAGCTCGCGCTGGGCCGGACCAAGTGCCAGTACCGCAACATGTGCATCCGCGGCTGCCCCTTCGGCGGCTACTACAGCTCCAATTCCGGGGGGCTGGTGGCGGCCGAGCGCACCGGAAACCTGGTCATCCGCCCCGGTTCGATCGTCACCTCGCTGATCTATGACGAGAAGGCCGGCAAGGCGACTGGCGTGCGCATCCTCGACGCGACGACGCGCCAGGAGGAGGAGTTCTACGCCGACGTCGTGTTCCTGTGCGCCTCGGCCTTCAACTCGGCCTGGATCATGATGAACTCGACCAGTTCGCGGTTCCCGAACGGCTTCGGCAACGGCAGTGACCAGTTGGGCCGCAACGTCATGGACCACCACCTGGGCGTCGGGGCCAGCGGCGAGGCCCCCGAGTTCGCCGACATGTACTATTCGGGGCGCAGGCCGAACGGGATCTATGTGCCGCGTTTCCGCAACCTCGGCGACGCGGCCACCAAGCGGAGCGACTACCTGCGCGGCTTCGGCTACCAGGGCGGCGCCTCGCGGCCCGGATGGGATCGCGACCTGACCCGGCCAGGACAAGACCCCTCCGGTCCGCGGGGCTTCGGGGCGGCGCGCAAGGCCGCGCTGAGCCAGCCGGGGCCGTGGATCATCGGGCTGGGCGGCTTCGGCGAGATCCTGCCCTACGAAGACAATCGGATTACCCTGAATCGCGACAAGACCGACGAGTTCGGCCTGCCGACCCTGTCGATGAACGTCACGATCCGCGAGAACGAGCTGGCCATGCGTCGCGACATGCAGACCGCGGCCGCCGAGATGCTGGAGGCGGCGGGCTTCAAGAACGTCGAGGGGCGGGACGGGGGCTACGCGCCCGGCCTGGGCATCCACGAAATGGGCACCGCCCGCATGGGCCGGGATCCAAAGACCTCGGTGCTCAACGCCCACAACCAGGTTCACGAGTGCAAGAACGTCTATGTCACCGATGGGGCGGCCATGACCTCGGCGTCGTGCGTGAACCCGTCCCTGACCTACATGGCCCTGACAGCCCGGGCCGCCGACCACGCGGTCCAGGCGCGCAAGCGGGGAGATCTGTGA
- a CDS encoding 3-keto-disaccharide hydrolase gives MGYIARKVAVSYENRRARGRNRKIMMNPSQSVRKRRVSAPGLAAGALSACLALCAGAQAGAETVKAGPWRPLFDGRTLEGWTPKVAKHPAGENYHQTFVVDHGVIRVSYAGYDKLDGQFGHLFYKTPFKAYRLRLTYRFLPEGGLPDTPTWARSNSGIMFDSQSPESMTVEQPFPVSIEFQLLGKDGDAPRPTGAVCTPGTNITFDGVTAKDHCTPPANAPTVPNGTWVKAELEVLPNGEISQKINGVVVHHYANVTLDPDDTVAGGAKPYILARGAQPVTGGYIALQSEGHPIEFKDIEIQELTAR, from the coding sequence ATGGGTTACATTGCAAGAAAGGTCGCGGTTTCTTACGAAAACCGCCGCGCCAGAGGGAGGAACAGGAAAATCATGATGAATCCGAGCCAGTCCGTTCGAAAGCGTCGCGTGTCGGCGCCTGGTCTCGCCGCCGGGGCTTTGTCCGCCTGCCTGGCGCTCTGCGCCGGCGCCCAGGCCGGGGCCGAGACGGTGAAGGCCGGGCCGTGGCGGCCGCTGTTCGACGGACGCACCCTGGAGGGTTGGACGCCCAAGGTCGCCAAGCACCCCGCCGGCGAGAACTATCACCAGACCTTCGTGGTCGACCACGGCGTGATCCGGGTCTCCTATGCCGGCTATGACAAGCTGGACGGACAGTTCGGCCACCTGTTCTACAAGACGCCGTTCAAGGCCTACCGCCTGCGCCTGACCTACCGCTTCCTGCCCGAGGGCGGCCTGCCCGACACCCCGACCTGGGCGCGGAGCAACAGCGGGATCATGTTCGACAGCCAGAGCCCGGAGAGCATGACCGTCGAGCAGCCTTTCCCGGTTTCGATCGAGTTCCAGCTGCTGGGCAAGGACGGCGACGCGCCCCGTCCCACCGGCGCGGTCTGCACGCCTGGAACCAACATCACCTTCGACGGCGTCACGGCCAAGGACCACTGCACGCCGCCGGCCAACGCCCCGACGGTGCCCAACGGAACCTGGGTCAAGGCCGAGCTGGAAGTCCTGCCCAACGGCGAGATCTCCCAGAAGATCAACGGCGTGGTCGTTCATCACTATGCGAACGTCACCCTGGACCCCGACGACACCGTCGCGGGCGGGGCCAAGCCCTACATCCTCGCTCGCGGCGCCCAGCCCGTGACCGGGGGCTACATCGCCCTGCAGAGCGAAGGCCACCCGATCGAGTTCAAGGATATCGAGATCCAGGAACTGACGGCGCGCTAG
- a CDS encoding 3-keto-disaccharide hydrolase: MLGLGGLCVGSQALAQAKPEDTELWKPVPAVVNPAKEAGGAPSDAIMLFDGGDLKEWVATQDKSPAGWTVADGVLTVDKTRGNIETRRSFRDYQLHLEWRIPADITGSGQARGNSGVFLASTGPGDRGYELQVLDPYQNPTYVNGQAASLYKQHPPLVNAGRKPGEWQVYDVVWRAPVFGPDGALVSPATATVLHNGVLVQDNAAFAGETVYIGKPPSRPFTSAPIKLQAHGDPSAPISFRNIWVRELPPRS; the protein is encoded by the coding sequence ATGCTGGGCCTTGGCGGGCTCTGCGTCGGATCGCAGGCGCTGGCCCAGGCCAAGCCGGAGGACACCGAGCTCTGGAAGCCCGTGCCGGCGGTGGTCAACCCGGCCAAGGAAGCGGGCGGCGCCCCGTCCGACGCGATCATGCTGTTCGACGGCGGCGACCTGAAGGAGTGGGTGGCGACGCAGGACAAGTCGCCCGCGGGCTGGACCGTGGCGGACGGCGTGCTGACCGTCGACAAGACGCGCGGCAACATCGAGACCAGGCGAAGCTTCAGGGACTACCAGCTGCACCTGGAATGGCGGATCCCGGCCGACATCACCGGCTCGGGCCAGGCGCGGGGCAACAGCGGCGTCTTCCTGGCGTCCACCGGGCCCGGTGATCGCGGGTACGAGCTGCAGGTCCTCGATCCCTACCAGAACCCCACCTATGTGAACGGCCAGGCCGCCAGCCTCTACAAGCAGCATCCGCCGCTGGTGAACGCCGGCCGCAAGCCGGGCGAATGGCAGGTCTATGACGTGGTCTGGCGGGCGCCTGTGTTCGGCCCCGACGGAGCGCTGGTCTCGCCGGCCACCGCGACCGTGCTGCACAACGGCGTGCTGGTGCAGGACAACGCCGCGTTCGCGGGCGAGACGGTCTATATCGGCAAGCCGCCGTCCCGGCCCTTCACCTCGGCGCCGATCAAGCTGCAGGCCCACGGCGACCCCAGCGCGCCGATCAGCTTCCGCAACATCTGGGTTCGAGAACTGCCGCCGCGGTCCTAG
- a CDS encoding sugar phosphate isomerase/epimerase family protein, which translates to MLLQKKESHVRSTACDTRASAADLSRRGLLAAGAAALGAAYGGLANAAEKPFFQRRDLPVGIQLYTLGPDLQKDLDAQLATVAKIGFKSVELAGYLGRTPAELRAAFDKAGLVCRSAHIAPKAASGPSFSGDLAKLADELQVIGVKAAIMPILYIPDRLGGADLRQAGAQMTADDWKWNADFLNEKAAVLKKAGIVSGYHNHNFEFAPLGDTTGMEILLKGTDPNLVTFEMDVGWVTAAGKDPFALLKAHPHRFTQMHVKDIKPTTKANFELRQDPTEVGSGMIDWKRLLPAAYAAGVRGFYVEQEPPFAHSRLESAKISFDYLAKVVA; encoded by the coding sequence ATGCTCCTCCAGAAAAAGGAAAGCCACGTGCGCTCAACAGCTTGCGACACCCGGGCCTCGGCCGCCGATCTTTCGCGGCGTGGTCTGCTCGCCGCCGGCGCGGCCGCCTTGGGCGCGGCCTATGGCGGTCTCGCCAACGCGGCGGAAAAGCCGTTCTTCCAGCGCCGCGACCTGCCGGTCGGCATCCAGCTCTACACCCTGGGGCCGGACCTGCAGAAGGACCTGGACGCCCAGCTCGCCACGGTGGCCAAGATCGGCTTCAAGTCGGTGGAGCTGGCCGGCTATCTGGGCCGCACCCCCGCCGAACTGCGGGCCGCGTTCGACAAGGCCGGCCTGGTTTGCCGCAGCGCCCACATTGCGCCGAAAGCGGCTAGCGGCCCCAGCTTCAGCGGCGACCTGGCCAAGCTAGCCGACGAGCTGCAGGTGATCGGGGTGAAGGCGGCGATCATGCCGATCCTCTATATTCCCGACCGCCTGGGCGGCGCCGACCTGCGCCAGGCCGGCGCGCAGATGACCGCCGACGACTGGAAATGGAACGCCGATTTCCTGAACGAGAAGGCCGCCGTCCTCAAGAAGGCCGGCATCGTCAGCGGTTATCACAACCACAATTTCGAATTCGCCCCGCTGGGCGACACCACCGGCATGGAGATCCTGCTGAAGGGCACGGACCCGAACCTTGTCACCTTCGAGATGGACGTCGGCTGGGTGACGGCCGCCGGCAAGGACCCGTTCGCCCTGCTGAAGGCGCATCCGCACCGCTTCACCCAGATGCACGTCAAGGACATCAAGCCCACGACCAAGGCCAATTTCGAGCTGCGCCAGGACCCGACCGAGGTCGGCAGCGGCATGATCGACTGGAAGCGGCTGCTGCCCGCCGCCTACGCCGCCGGCGTCAGGGGCTTCTATGTCGAGCAGGAGCCGCCGTTCGCCCACAGCCGGCTGGAGTCGGCCAAGATCAGCTTCGACTACCTGGCGAAAGTGGTCGCCTGA
- a CDS encoding LacI family DNA-binding transcriptional regulator produces MATILDVAQDAGVSTATVSRVFSAPELVLEATRKKVMEAVNRLGYEPNFAAKSLRTLRTEKILVTVPDISNPFFSQVIRGVEEAALAAGYSVLLGDTRHEEAREEQYAAMFRRKEADGLIFLGHRLPDVLAEMVAAKGPRTPIVNGCEFRPGLAVSSAHIDNEGAAAEVMEHLYGLGHTRIGVVTGPLVSPISGDRLAGVLAAAQRRGQASALRMAIGDFSIESGVRQAGELLDQPGPPTAIFCFSDEMAMGAIEAIRRRGLECPRDVSLVGFDDIRFAQYLSPQLTTVSQPMERIGHEVVRLLLDILADRASALQNVTLPHRLVVRSSTAPPPDRR; encoded by the coding sequence ATGGCCACCATTCTAGATGTCGCGCAGGACGCAGGGGTCTCGACCGCGACGGTCTCGAGGGTTTTCAGCGCGCCCGAACTGGTGCTGGAAGCGACTCGCAAGAAGGTAATGGAGGCGGTCAACCGCCTCGGCTACGAGCCCAACTTCGCGGCCAAGAGCTTGCGGACCCTGCGGACCGAGAAGATCCTGGTCACCGTTCCGGACATCTCCAACCCCTTCTTCTCCCAGGTGATCCGCGGCGTGGAGGAAGCGGCTCTGGCGGCCGGCTATTCGGTGCTGCTGGGAGACACCCGGCACGAGGAGGCGCGCGAAGAGCAATATGCGGCGATGTTCCGGCGCAAGGAGGCCGACGGCCTGATCTTCCTGGGCCATCGCCTGCCGGACGTCCTGGCCGAGATGGTGGCCGCCAAGGGGCCGCGGACGCCGATCGTCAACGGCTGCGAGTTCCGCCCGGGCCTGGCGGTGTCCAGCGCCCATATCGACAACGAGGGCGCCGCCGCCGAGGTCATGGAGCACCTCTATGGCCTGGGGCATACGCGGATCGGCGTCGTGACCGGCCCGCTGGTCAGCCCGATCAGCGGCGACCGCCTGGCCGGCGTCCTCGCCGCCGCCCAGCGGCGGGGCCAAGCCAGCGCGCTGCGCATGGCCATCGGCGACTTCTCCATCGAATCCGGCGTGCGTCAGGCCGGCGAACTGCTGGACCAGCCCGGTCCGCCCACCGCCATCTTCTGCTTCAGTGACGAGATGGCGATGGGCGCGATCGAAGCCATTCGTCGGCGCGGCCTGGAATGCCCGCGAGACGTGTCGCTGGTCGGCTTCGACGATATCCGTTTCGCCCAGTACCTCAGTCCGCAGCTGACCACGGTCAGCCAGCCCATGGAGCGCATCGGCCACGAGGTGGTCCGGCTGCTGCTCGACATCCTGGCCGACCGCGCCAGCGCCCTGCAGAACGTCACCCTGCCCCACCGCCTGGTCGTGCGGTCGAGCACGGCGCCGCCGCCCGACCGACGCTAG